The sequence below is a genomic window from Fuerstiella sp..
CGCATCGATTGTGACGTTCGGAAATGATCGTCTGGACCGATGGGCCGCCCTTCCGGCGGATATGGATTATGAACAGTTGCGTACGGCGACGACCCGTATCATGGGCAATTCCCGGTCTCAGGCATTCCCCGATCTTCATTGAGAATCAGCCTCTTCAATGAAGCGATTGAAGTAGACGGTCTGCCGGTATTAGCAGCACCGCTAATCTCAGGTCGTCGGTCATACTTCTGAATGATAACGCAGACATGGTTTTAAAAAAAACCTGGACTGCGACCGTTAGAGGCATCCAACAACAAGTTTGCCAACGTTATTCGATCACACTGGGTGCCGCTGGGTAAAGACCGACTACGACGGCGTTCATTCAACTAACTCATGTGAAACAGACGAGCCAGGATAAGGATATCGTCTTGTTTCACGCCTCCGTTGCCGCCGCAGGGACGTAACGATAACCTTCGCATGCTTCTATTCCACGATCGTTGGTACTGCAGCAAACCCGTGTATGATCGTTGGAACACCGTATTCAGCTGCACGAGGAATTTCAGCAGCTGATTTTCCCCGGTTTTCTCTGCGTTTTCCGGATGTCCGAATATGAAGGGTCCATCGCTTCACCACGAACTCAAGGTGATGCGTATCTGGAAATGTCCAGACTGCGGCAGGAACACGCGCACCGGAGGTAAAGTGACCACACAAAGATGCGAATGCAGTGGTCAGCCGCATATGAAATATTCAGATGCGGCACCGTTGTCAGCGCCGGACGTTTCCTCCTTCGTAACATATCTGTCACCGGAATTTCAGGAAGAAAACGACGACGGAACCGATCTTCCACTTCCGAATATCGCCGATTTGGTTTCACCTGCTACCGAACCACGCGGCCGACGAAGCCGGTCAGGAAAACCTCTGCGTGACACGGTGGCCAATGCGGATCCGGATGCTGCCGATCAGGTAACCATTGACGGACCGGACAACTCTGAACCTGACACCGCGATTGAGTCCACAACTTCGCCCCTGGTCACTGCTGAACAAGAAATGTCATCTGCTGACACTGCTGCAGAGCCAACACCTTCCGGAAAACGCAGACCCCGGAGGAGACGTCGAGGAGGTCGCGGGTCGGGGCAGCAGAAATCGGACAAATGTTCCACAAACAAACCCGACCGACAGCCCGCAGCAGCGACTCAGTCCACAGCGGACATATCAGACACTCCATCATCCGAGCCTGCTGAATCCGGACATTCCGCAGAGACACAAACATCACGGCCGATTTCCGAGGCTGCCCAAGGCGAAGATGCTGTAACCGGTTCGACAGAACTCGACGAAGGAAAGTCATCCCCGCGCAGACGACGTCGCCGCCGCGGGCCGCGAAAGAAAAAGAAACCAAACTCCGGTAACGACAGCGGAGGTGTCGAATCGTCGCGACCGAACGGATCAAACTCATGATCAGAATCACGACCGATTCTGCGGTTACCCTCGATCTCGACTGGCTGCTGCTTGTGAGTGCCGAGCATGAGTCACTGCCTGCTGATCTCAATCAGACAAATCGGCAGCTGAACGGAAAGCTTGCCTGTATTTGGAACAGAAAGGAGTTTGCCGGCAACTATTGCAGAACACTCAGCCTGCGGCAGCTGTCAGAAATCACTCCTGTCAATCTGTTGCTGACCGGTGTGGGTCCAACAGACGAATTGAGTGCAGAACGGCTGCGTCGCTCACTGATCACGAGCCTGCGAAAAATCAACGAACAACCAGACCTCCGAATCGGTGTCAGGTTTGCAGACCACCTGACCACCGCCTGGTCCGCAACAACACTCACAGAATTAGTCGCAGACTGTGTGACCGTGGCCGCCGTGGATGCAGGAATCCACAAGCAAAAGCCCTCACGATTCGATTTTACCGACGTACAAATCGCGGTCGATCAGCCACCGACAAATATTGATGACTATATCGAGTCCGGAAGAATAATTGGCAGCGCGGTTGCCCGGACCCGCTGCATGGTCAATTGTTCGCCGTCTCACATGACCCCTGAACGTATGGTTGAGGAAGCCGGCCAGCTGGCTGAGCAACGTGATCTCGAATTTCAGGTGTTGGGTGCTGCAGATCTTACCCGGGAAAACATGAATGCCATGCTGGCCGTGGCGCAGGGCAGTCACCGTACTCCGTCGCTGGTGCGGCTGTCATGGCGCGGCAATCCGGACTGCACCGACGAAATTGCATTAGCCGGTAAAGGTGTCACTTTCGACAGCGGCGGACTTTCGATTAAGCCAGCTGAATCTATGGTTGCCATGAAGTCCGATATGGCTGGCGCGGCTACGGTCATGGAAGCCGTCGGGGCAGCTGCGTCTCTCAGACTTCCCGTGAATGTCACCGCCTGGCTCGGACTCGTCGAGAATATGATCAGCGGTCAGTCTTACCGACCGGGCGACGTCATCACGGCCCGAACCGGCACGACGATAGAAGTTCAAAACACGGATGCTGAAGGACGACTAGTCCTTGCGGATGTGCTGGCGTACGCGATTGACCACGGTACCACGCATCTCATCGATCTGGCAACGCTGACGGGTGCCTGCGTTGTTGCTCTCGGCAAAGAAATCACCGGATTGTTTGCCGGATGTGAAGAATTGTCCGGAAGAATTCAGCAGGCGGCTTCTAATACCGGTGAAAACGTATGGCCGATGCCAATGCACGCGCATTTCGATGAATTACTGAAAAGCGATGTTGCAGATTGCCGAAACATCGGTCCACGCTGGGGCGGTGCAGTCACGGCAGCCTGTTTTCTTCGCAAATTCGTGGGAACCACCCCCTGGGTCCATCTGGACATCGCTGGTCCGTCCTGGGCAGATACTTCCACAGACTGGCGTGATTCAGGCGGGACGGGGGCAATGGTAAGAACACTTATCCGGCTACTCCGTCAGTGGCCGGTTGAGAGCCCTCCGGGGCGTTGTTGACCGTCGCCTGTATTCAGATTTTGAAAGGATTCCATTGACGAATCTCGTCACTTACGACCCTTCTGCCGCCTTGGCAATCATACCGGACAATCGTTTTGCAGGGTTAGCCGGTGCACTTGAAGCCGCACGTAACGAGGTTCTGGCAGACGTTGAACTGTTCAAATCAGGCGAATCCGTGCCCAATGATAAACAGCCTCTTGACGCCGGATTTGTTTCCTGGCCGGAAGATCTGCTGCACGACATGAATCAGAACGGAGCAGACAGTCTGATTGCCCGGATCGAACGATGTGCCGAGCGTCTGAGACAGACTTCAGATTCGGTAGTCATCCTTGGAATCGGTGGTTCTTACATGGGAATGCGGGCCATGTTTGAAGCACTGTGTGATCCCTTTCACAACCAACTCAGTCGACAGGATCGCAGGGGAACTCCAAGAATCTACTTTGAAGGCTGGAACGTGGATTCGGATCATCAGACGGCCCTGCTGCGTCTACTCGATCAACGGGCCGCACAAGTCTCGGCCGAGAACCCGGAAGGTCGGTCTTCTGTAATCGTGATCAGTAAGTCCGGAGGGACACTGGAAACAGCCATTGCGTTTCGCCACTTCCGAAGTTTGCTGGAACGGCGATTTCCTGAAGCCGTCCAGGATCTGATCGTACCGATCACCGGAAACACAGGTCGGCTGCGGGATTTATCCACAGCAGCGGGCTTCCGAGATGTGTTCTCGATCCCCGATGGAATTGGAGGACGTTTCTCGGTACTGACCCCCGTGGGTTTACTTCCGGCCGCCGTTGCCGGAATCAATATCCGCCAACTTCTGCTGGGGGCTGCCAGCATGACAAAACACTTCCGTACTGGAGAATACGGCCAGAACGCTGTCCTGGACTTCACAGCGGTCGCACATCTGATGGAAACAGACCACGACATGACCACACGTGTACTGTCAACGTGGGGCAGCCACATGGAGGCGGTTGGTTTGTGGTACGATCAGCTTCTGTCGGAGAGTCTCGGAAAACGTGAAAAAGGAGCCACACCGATCACAGGAGTCAACACGCGTGACCTGCACAGTCGGGGGCAGCAACACCAGCAGGGACGACGAGACAAACTGATTACGAATCTGCTACCAGGACGTCCTCGTCACAACGACCTGGAGATCCCGTTCCGAGATGATGATTTTGACCAGCTCAATCAGTTTGCGGGGGTTAAGGTCTCCAGCGTACTGAATGCGGCAATTGGCGGAACCAATCAGGCGTATGCCGACGACCGTCGCCCGACCGCTGATTTACAGCTGGACGGTGTTGACGACCATTCAATCGGTCAGCTGTTTCAGTTGCTGATGCTGTCCACAGTGGTTGAAGGCCGGCTGATCGGTGTCAATCCCTACGGACAACCTGGCGTGGAAGCCTACAAACAAAATATGAATGCGATTTTGAAAAATCCCGGGTGACACTCATCACCACATCAGCAGCAAACACTCCATAAGAAAATCCTCCGTCGCAATCTCTTTACATGTACCGGGAACAGCCTGAGGTACGATGAATGCCAACTTCTGTCAAATTCCTTGGGCACGCATGCTTTCAAATCCAAACCCGCCGTCATCGACTGCTGATCGATCCGTTTCTCACCGGCAATCCTCAGGCCTGCACGACAGCTGACAAAATCGAAGCTGACTTCATTCTGGTGACGCACGGTCATGAGGATCATGTTGCCGATGTGGAATCCATTGCCAGGAGAACAGGCGCCCTTGTCATTGCAAATTACGAAATCGCGACATGGTTTCAGTCAAAGGGAATCGAAAACACGCATGCAATGCATATCGGCGGTCAGCATTCATTCGAATTTGGAGCGGTGAAACTCACGATTGCCCATCACGGTTCGATGCTTCCCGACGGCAGTAACGGGGGAAGTCCGGCTGGCATCATTCTCAAAACGGACGAAGGCAATATCTATCATGCCGGTGATACGGGACTGTTCTCTGACATGCAGTTGATTGGCAACGAAGGAATCAGAATCGCCATTCTTCCAATTGGAGACAACTTCACCATGGGACCGGACGATTCGATCAAAGCAATCCGGTTCCTGAATCCAAACATAGTCATTCCAGCTCACTTCAACACGTGGCCACTCATTGAACAGGACGCGACTGCATGGAAACATGAGGTCGAATCTTCAACGTCAGCTCAGCCGGTCGTGCTCGCTCCCGGCGACGTCTGTCCTCTTGAAAAATAACCCGACACTCCCTTCGGAAATTGTTCAGCATGAAACTACAGGACAGGAATTGATGTCAATCAGCCACCTCCCAACCAGTATTGACGGGCCCGTCGCTGTGATCGGCGATGTACACGGTCAGTCAGTTGAGCTGCGCCGGATTATTCATCAGCTGGAACACACACCGGATATCCATAGTCGCTGGATTGTCTTCGTCGGTGATCTTGTCGACCGGGGGCCCGACACCAAAGGTGTACTCGATCTGTATTGTGATTTGTCAAAACAGCATGACAAAGTGACATGGATTTGTGGAAATCATGAACTTGCAATGGCGGCATCGCTGGAGCTGATCCAGGCACCGGATTACCTCGACTGGGAAACCAGTTGGCTGCGGGTTTATTCTGCAGAACCCACATTCGAATCCTACGGTGTTAAATTCGGGGATATTAACAAGCTGCGATCGGCAATGCCCGAAGAACATATCGCGCTGCTGAGTAACCTTCCCTGGCGTGTCGAACATCCGCAGTACCTGTTTGTCCACGCGGGACTGGATCCTGACCTGCCGTTTGATATGCAGGTCCAGATTCTGCGGCAACCCGACTACTCTCTGGGCCAGCCACCGTGGTTGTTCAGTAGAACATTCATTTGGGGACCGGTTCCGCAAGGATGCCCGGTAACCGTCGTTCAGGGACATGTGCCGTTACAGGAAGTGCATTTTGGAGATCGGATCATTGGTACCGATACAACAGGTGGCGTGAGTGGCGATCTCAGCTGCGTTTTGCTTCCGGAAAATATCGTACTGACATCGGGCAATTTTGCCCCGCCGGATTAAATTCGCAGAAGGAAACCCTTCTCACCCGCAGGAATCTCCGGGGGAAAGGAAAAAACACCATCAGGCTGGTCATGCCGCAGTGGTCGCCTGCTGAAAAGCACACTATTCTTGGTGACAGGTGCATGTTCGGCAAGCCCGCGGCCGATGATGAAAAACGGTTGATTTGTTCCGGACGTGGTCCATGCAGTTGCCTGAGGTCATCCAGTGTGAGTTGCTGAGACCTCCTCAAAGCAGGTGAACACATGACGATTTCAATGACTGAGTACTTCAAGACCCGCAAATCGGATCGCAAGAAGGAAACTCGGTATCTGAACGTGATCAACAAGGACAGCTGCACGTCCTGTAATTCGTGTGCATCTGTTTGTCCGGTGGACTGTATCTATGAAGTGGTAAGTCCGATTCCATCGGAAAGCTACCACCAGATTGATACCAGTCGGTGCATCGGCTGTCAGATGTGTTATCGGTCTCCTAGTGACAGCAGCGATTACTACCAGCTGACGATTTGTCCGTGGAATGCCATCGACATGCTTCATAATCCCAGTGTGAAGCCGGCTCCCGCGTCCGTGCTGCAACCATACTACCGCGGCTCCTCCAGTGACATAATATGGCCGAAACTCGAGGAATACGCCTATCAATTGTTTCTCGACGGTGAAGTTTTCATTCCCGCGGATAACACTGATCTGCATCAGATCCTCGCGTATCTCCAGGAAGATGCGTGGATGTACAGCGAAGAAGACAATATCCGACTGGTGGAAACAGAAACGGAATCAGGAGATGGATTCGTACGTTATCGCGCAACCGAACCGGCACGTGATCTGATGGATGTGATGTTCCAGGACTACCAGCGCATCTTCATGGACTGATCCAGAGAATCGTCGTTATCGTTAACTGCCCCACCTAAACAATTCAGGTGCGTAGGTTGCAGGTCACGCAAAAGCGTAAACAGTCACCAGGAAGCCCCGCGGAAATCCCGCACGCAGACCGTTGGAGTCAAACCGAACAATCCGCGGTGATCAGGCAGTCTCACGTTTCCCGCTTATCACCTCGTTCCTCAGCGTCTGTCGGGCAGAATCACCAGGCCCCTGTTGCCGGGAATCAGACGAAACAAACCGCCAGGACCCGACTTTAAAGCTCCTGTGATGAATAACTGATCCATGTTCGGACCGCCGAATGCCACGTTACTGGTCCTCAGATTTCCACCGTCATACTGACGAATCAGTATGCCGGTCGGGTCAATCACCTGCACCTGCTTCATCCCGTAATGAGCGACATATAAATTTCCGGCAGCATCCAGGCACATACCATCAGGTTGGTTATCAATCTGTCCCTGGTCAGCATTCTTTGTCGGCAGTTCTGCAAACAGATTTCGAGTACTGACTTTCCCCGGTGCGGTCACTTCGTACGCAAGAATTCGGTTCTTCTGACTCTCGGCAACCAGTAGCGTCTTACCGTCCGGTCGAATGACGATTCCGTTCGGGAAAGCCAGCCCGTTGTCCAGTTGATGTGTCCTGCCGTTTTTGTCGACGTAGTGCACCGTACCAATTAAATTTTCAAGATCGCTGTCGCCCGGATCAGTAAAGTAAAAACCTCCATTGGGGGTATCGAGTGAAAGATCGTTTGGACCTCGAAGCGGTTTCCCGTCACATTCACTGGATGCCGGTTCCAGTATTCTGCCGTCGGCCGACAGATGAAGTACAGCGTGATGACTGGCATCACAGACCAGATGAGTACCGTCTGAAAGCACTTTATGACCGTTCGGCTCACCCGTCACCGCCCACGGTGTGGACTTCCCGTCGAGATCAAACGTGGTGATTGTCGTACCATGCGAGATATAACCGTGACCTTCGTGGTCGAATGCGACTCCTTCGCAGTACTCGGGTACCGTCAACAACTGCACAGTCCGGACGTCTGACGAATCAAACAGTTCACCTGCAGGTAAACTGTTGAAGGCAAAGATCACCACAAGGAAACATATTGACCGGCAGCGCATGACCATCAGTTCTCCTGAAAATTAATAACTCAGGGGCGTCAACCCGGATTGTAAAGTCTGTTTGCAGTGTCTGGCGAGTATAAAGACATCTAAACGGCCCGCGAACCAGATCAGACATCCGAACTGTGAAACCCAAACACCTCCGGATCCGTACCCGCGCCTGTTAAAAGAGACGTCGCGGATCAAGTTCGATTGCCCGGCCTGATGTGATCCGTCCGATCGCGACCGGGAACACAGAAACATCCGACCGGATTCCTGGCTCCATTTCCTGTCCATTGAAAAACCAAATTGGATTGTGGTCAGCAAATCGACTAAGATTTAGACATAAAGAGGCATCATTTGCGGATGGTGATCGGTCACGACATTCATTCGTAGTCCTGCGAAGTCGGCACCTGTTTCGAACGGATTCGTTGCAAAAGAGGTATACGATGGGCGGCAGAATTAATATTCCGGCATCAGCTTTCACGAGACGCGGCGTGATCAGGGCAGGTGGAATTGGCCTGGGACTGGGTATGGCCGAGATCTCCGGATTGCAGGCTCTGGCCGGCAACCCCGAATCAAAAGCCAAATCGGTCATCTTTGTTTTTCTCACAGGCGGGCTCTCGCAGCATGACAGCTTCGACATGAAGCCCGAAGCGCCCGACGATATCCGCGGCGAATTCAAGCCCATCGACTCGCGAACACCAGGACTGCAGGTTTGCGAACATTTGCCGCTACTCGCCCAACGCAGCCACCGCTATGCACTCGTCCGTTCCATGCAGACGGCCAGCAACGGTCATGAACCGGCCTGCCACATGCTGCTGACCGGTCGCCTGGATCTTCCAGCCGGGTTTTCTTTGGCCAAAATCCCAAGTCCTAATGAATGGCCGTCGATTCCGGCGATCGTGACTTATGCAAAACAGCACCATCGCGGCAAAATGCCTCCGGCCGTTGTTCTGCCCGAACCCAGCGTGAACGAAGCCAACAGAGTTCGACCAGGTCAGTACGCCGGCAAACTTGGAGATCACTGGGACGCCTGGCACATCGATATTGCGGCAAAGTGCGCCAAGGGCAACGGAGCCTGCCCCGAATGTTTTCGGTTTGACGGATCTGAATTTAAACATGGTTCAAAAACAGTATTTGAAACTCCCACACTCATGCTGCCGGACGGCGGTCGACACCGACTCAGCGGTCGCATCGAACTACTGGCAGAAGTCCAGCGCCAGCAGCGGACCCTGGAACGATCTGCTGACAGCTTTGACGGGCAGCGTCAACAGGCCATCTCAGTCCTGACCGACTCCACGGTTAGCAGTGCCTTTGACGTGGAGAACGCAGATCCACGAGTGGTTGAACGCTATGGGGCCAACAAATTCGGACTCTCACTGCTGATGGCAAAACGACTTGTGGAAAGTGGTGTC
It includes:
- a CDS encoding metallophosphoesterase: MSISHLPTSIDGPVAVIGDVHGQSVELRRIIHQLEHTPDIHSRWIVFVGDLVDRGPDTKGVLDLYCDLSKQHDKVTWICGNHELAMAASLELIQAPDYLDWETSWLRVYSAEPTFESYGVKFGDINKLRSAMPEEHIALLSNLPWRVEHPQYLFVHAGLDPDLPFDMQVQILRQPDYSLGQPPWLFSRTFIWGPVPQGCPVTVVQGHVPLQEVHFGDRIIGTDTTGGVSGDLSCVLLPENIVLTSGNFAPPD
- a CDS encoding DUF1501 domain-containing protein, whose amino-acid sequence is MGGRINIPASAFTRRGVIRAGGIGLGLGMAEISGLQALAGNPESKAKSVIFVFLTGGLSQHDSFDMKPEAPDDIRGEFKPIDSRTPGLQVCEHLPLLAQRSHRYALVRSMQTASNGHEPACHMLLTGRLDLPAGFSLAKIPSPNEWPSIPAIVTYAKQHHRGKMPPAVVLPEPSVNEANRVRPGQYAGKLGDHWDAWHIDIAAKCAKGNGACPECFRFDGSEFKHGSKTVFETPTLMLPDGGRHRLSGRIELLAEVQRQQRTLERSADSFDGQRQQAISVLTDSTVSSAFDVENADPRVVERYGANKFGLSLLMAKRLVESGVKLVQVNLGKNSSWDTHSRNFVNLKDNLLPPLDRCVSALLDDLTSSGMIDETLVIVTGEFGRTPKINKDSGRDHWGPVNTMLFAGAGVRGGNIIGASDRIAAEPTRDRQTPENFAATIYDALGIPREAKWVDVDGRPHHIYMGDRIEGLYS
- a CDS encoding leucyl aminopeptidase, with the translated sequence MIRITTDSAVTLDLDWLLLVSAEHESLPADLNQTNRQLNGKLACIWNRKEFAGNYCRTLSLRQLSEITPVNLLLTGVGPTDELSAERLRRSLITSLRKINEQPDLRIGVRFADHLTTAWSATTLTELVADCVTVAAVDAGIHKQKPSRFDFTDVQIAVDQPPTNIDDYIESGRIIGSAVARTRCMVNCSPSHMTPERMVEEAGQLAEQRDLEFQVLGAADLTRENMNAMLAVAQGSHRTPSLVRLSWRGNPDCTDEIALAGKGVTFDSGGLSIKPAESMVAMKSDMAGAATVMEAVGAAASLRLPVNVTAWLGLVENMISGQSYRPGDVITARTGTTIEVQNTDAEGRLVLADVLAYAIDHGTTHLIDLATLTGACVVALGKEITGLFAGCEELSGRIQQAASNTGENVWPMPMHAHFDELLKSDVADCRNIGPRWGGAVTAACFLRKFVGTTPWVHLDIAGPSWADTSTDWRDSGGTGAMVRTLIRLLRQWPVESPPGRC
- a CDS encoding SMP-30/gluconolactonase/LRE family protein, with amino-acid sequence MRCRSICFLVVIFAFNSLPAGELFDSSDVRTVQLLTVPEYCEGVAFDHEGHGYISHGTTITTFDLDGKSTPWAVTGEPNGHKVLSDGTHLVCDASHHAVLHLSADGRILEPASSECDGKPLRGPNDLSLDTPNGGFYFTDPGDSDLENLIGTVHYVDKNGRTHQLDNGLAFPNGIVIRPDGKTLLVAESQKNRILAYEVTAPGKVSTRNLFAELPTKNADQGQIDNQPDGMCLDAAGNLYVAHYGMKQVQVIDPTGILIRQYDGGNLRTSNVAFGGPNMDQLFITGALKSGPGGLFRLIPGNRGLVILPDRR
- a CDS encoding 4Fe-4S binding protein, translating into MTISMTEYFKTRKSDRKKETRYLNVINKDSCTSCNSCASVCPVDCIYEVVSPIPSESYHQIDTSRCIGCQMCYRSPSDSSDYYQLTICPWNAIDMLHNPSVKPAPASVLQPYYRGSSSDIIWPKLEEYAYQLFLDGEVFIPADNTDLHQILAYLQEDAWMYSEEDNIRLVETETESGDGFVRYRATEPARDLMDVMFQDYQRIFMD
- a CDS encoding metal-dependent hydrolase, translating into MPTSVKFLGHACFQIQTRRHRLLIDPFLTGNPQACTTADKIEADFILVTHGHEDHVADVESIARRTGALVIANYEIATWFQSKGIENTHAMHIGGQHSFEFGAVKLTIAHHGSMLPDGSNGGSPAGIILKTDEGNIYHAGDTGLFSDMQLIGNEGIRIAILPIGDNFTMGPDDSIKAIRFLNPNIVIPAHFNTWPLIEQDATAWKHEVESSTSAQPVVLAPGDVCPLEK
- a CDS encoding glucose-6-phosphate isomerase, whose translation is MTNLVTYDPSAALAIIPDNRFAGLAGALEAARNEVLADVELFKSGESVPNDKQPLDAGFVSWPEDLLHDMNQNGADSLIARIERCAERLRQTSDSVVILGIGGSYMGMRAMFEALCDPFHNQLSRQDRRGTPRIYFEGWNVDSDHQTALLRLLDQRAAQVSAENPEGRSSVIVISKSGGTLETAIAFRHFRSLLERRFPEAVQDLIVPITGNTGRLRDLSTAAGFRDVFSIPDGIGGRFSVLTPVGLLPAAVAGINIRQLLLGAASMTKHFRTGEYGQNAVLDFTAVAHLMETDHDMTTRVLSTWGSHMEAVGLWYDQLLSESLGKREKGATPITGVNTRDLHSRGQQHQQGRRDKLITNLLPGRPRHNDLEIPFRDDDFDQLNQFAGVKVSSVLNAAIGGTNQAYADDRRPTADLQLDGVDDHSIGQLFQLLMLSTVVEGRLIGVNPYGQPGVEAYKQNMNAILKNPG